From Clostridia bacterium, a single genomic window includes:
- a CDS encoding SIS domain-containing protein, translating into MFEYFDVIRDTLDKVQASEGQNIERAAEMVADSISKGRPMHYFAAGHSHMLGEELFYRAGGLVPVNVLFEPSLMMHNGAAKSSKMERLPGFARIILEESCVKPGDVMVVVSTSGANAVPVQMAIEARNMGVHVVAVTSITGSRGSVPRNPEGKRLFELGDVVIDSHVPCGDASVSIDGLEQKIGPISTVIGASILNTLVVRAIEKLMEKGMTPPVFMSANIPGGAEHNEALLTQYKALIRGF; encoded by the coding sequence ATGTTTGAGTATTTTGACGTTATACGTGACACCCTGGATAAGGTCCAGGCTAGCGAGGGCCAGAACATTGAGCGGGCAGCGGAAATGGTGGCCGATTCCATTTCAAAAGGAAGACCTATGCACTACTTTGCTGCAGGCCACTCCCACATGCTCGGAGAGGAGTTGTTCTATCGCGCAGGCGGACTAGTGCCTGTGAATGTGCTTTTCGAGCCCAGTCTGATGATGCACAACGGAGCAGCGAAGAGTTCGAAGATGGAGCGCCTGCCTGGGTTTGCCAGGATAATCCTTGAGGAGTCCTGCGTGAAACCGGGAGATGTCATGGTGGTCGTCTCAACATCAGGAGCCAATGCGGTTCCGGTGCAAATGGCCATAGAGGCGCGGAACATGGGCGTTCATGTGGTTGCGGTTACATCGATCACCGGGTCTCGGGGGTCGGTGCCGCGGAACCCGGAAGGAAAGCGTCTGTTTGAGCTGGGTGATGTAGTGATCGACAGCCATGTTCCGTGCGGAGATGCGTCGGTGAGCATAGACGGTCTGGAACAGAAGATCGGTCCTATCTCTACGGTAATAGGTGCATCAATTCTGAACACTCTCGTGGTGAGGGCCATTGAGAAGCTCATGGAAAAGGGCATGACCCCGCCGGTGTTCATGAGCGCCAACATTCCAGGCGGCGCTGAGCACAACGAGGCCTTGCTTACACAATACAAGGCTTTGATCAGGGGATTCTAG
- a CDS encoding ImmA/IrrE family metallo-endopeptidase, producing MESAGVKVYPKLVMSEDFFGLSVGPDCGGPLIVVNVWDRISVERWIFTGAHEFGHLLLHPDSYDVTETVENEAEEQEANVFASYFLMPRPVFEGEWRDT from the coding sequence CTGGAATCCGCGGGAGTCAAGGTCTATCCAAAGTTGGTGATGTCGGAAGACTTCTTTGGTCTATCTGTGGGGCCTGATTGTGGGGGACCTCTCATAGTGGTGAACGTGTGGGATAGGATCTCAGTGGAACGTTGGATATTCACCGGGGCGCACGAATTCGGCCATCTCCTGCTTCACCCAGATTCGTACGATGTGACTGAAACCGTCGAAAACGAGGCCGAAGAACAAGAGGCAAACGTATTCGCAAGCTACTTTCTTATGCCTCGACCCGTATTTGAAGGAGAGTGGCGGGATACCTGA